In Maribacter algicola, the sequence CAATGTTACCACGGGAAGAATCTACCAAAGCGTCATAGAGAAAGAGCGAAGAGGAGAATTTTTAGGGAAGACCGTTCAGGTAGTGCCACATATCACCAACGAGATCAAGGAGCGGGTACAAGTGTTGGGAAACAGCGGCGAGTACGATATTGTGATAACAGAAATAGGGGGAACCGTTGGTGATATCGAGTCCTTGCCCTATATTGAAGCGGTGCGTCAATTGCTGTGGGAGCTGGGCGATAACAATGCCATAGTGGTTCATTTGACCTTGGTACCTTATTTGTCGGCCGCAGGCGAACTAAAGACCAAACCTACGCAACATTCCGTAAAGACCTTGATGGAAAGTGGTATAAAGGCAGATATCTTAGTTTGCAGGACAGAACACAAAATTTCCGATGAAATAAAGGATAAATTGGCCCTTTTTTGCAATGTAAAACGAGAGGCCGTTATTCAAAGTATTGATGCTTCCACCATTTATGATGTTCCCATATTAATGCAAGAGGAGGGACTGGATACGGTCACGCTGCAAAAGTTGGCATTGCCCAACACCAAGGAACCGGACCTTACCAATTGGAAGGAATTCTTGGAGAGACATAAAAACCCGAAGAACGAGGTAACTGTAGGTTTGGTAGGTAAATACGTAGAACTTCAAGACTCCTACAAATCGATTTTGGAGGCATTTATTCATGCGGGTGCCAAAAACGAGGTGAAAGTAAATGTGCGGTCCATCCATTCCGAATATATTTCGGCTACGAATATTGAAAGTAAACTAAAGGGCCTAGATGGTATTTTAGTTGCTCCGGGTTTTGGAGAGCGCGGGATAGAAGGAAAAATACAGGCCGTGAATTATGCCAGAACCAATAAAATTCCCTTTTTGGGAATATGTTTGGGCATGCAGATGGCAGTTATTGAATATGCCAGGAATGTGCTGGGTCTTAAAGAAGCCAGTTCTACCGAAATGAATTTGGATACACCGGATCCTGTTATAAGCCTAATGGAAGAACAGAAGTCCGTTACGGATAAGGGCGGAACCATGAGACTAGGATCATGGGATTGTCAACTAAAAGAAGGAAGTTTGGTACAAAAAGTTTACGGTGGTGCCGTTGAAATTTATGAAAGACATCGCCATCGGTACGAATTCAACAATAAATACAAAGTAGATTTGGATGCGGCCGGTTTGGTTGCATCGGGAACCAACTCTAAAACCAATTTGGTAGAAATCGTAGAGTTAAAGGACCACCCTTGGTTTATTGGAGTACAATATCACCCGGAATATAAGAGCACCGTGGCCAATCCGCACCCATTGTTCGTTGGTTTTGTAAAGGCCGCCTTGGTACACAAAAAGTCACAAACTAATGCCAGTATGGCATAAACTGCGTATTTGGGCATATATTTGCTCCTTGAGAACCAAATAATTACCGCACATATTATATTTAAATGGAAGAGAAGAAATTAGATGTAAAGTCTATCATTGGGTTTGTCTTGATTTTTGGAATCTTGATTTTCATGTTCTATCAAAACAAACCTACTCCAGAAGAACTTGAGGCTCAGAAAGCGAAACAGGAACAAATGGATGCTGCTGCGGCCGAGGAGTCATCTCCCGAGGATATTGTAATTGACGATACCCCTGCCGTAAACCTAAATGATTCTACCGCCGTTGCAGGCTACAAGAGTCAAATAGGTGCATTTGGATTTACCACGCCAAAAGGAGGAACCACGGTATTGGAGAATGATGTGCTTTATTTGGAGATAAGTAACAAAGGAGGCCATGTGGTAGAGGCAAAAATGAAAAATTTTGTCACCTATGATTCGGTTCCCGTTTATTTGGTTAAGGATGGCAATTCTGCCTATGCCATTGATTTTTCTACTACTGATAATAGGGTCTTAAATACCAAGGATTTATTCTTTGAACCCACATTGAGCAAATCAGGAGATAACCAGGTCCTCTCCATGAAGGCCAAGACTGCCAATAACCAATTTTTGGAATATAGGTATGAGATGAAGCCAAATGAATATTTGGTAGATTTTTCGGTACGTACCCAAGGTTTGGACCGAATCCTGAACAGTAATAAACCTGTTACATTTGATTGGAGGATGAAGGGTATCAGACATTCCAAAAGTATCGAATATGAAAACAGGTATACCCGTTTGACCTATAACCACGAAGATGGTAAATTAAGCAAACTTTCTGCTGGCGGCGACGATGAGGAAACGGAAGAGGACATTAAATGGATTTCCTACAGACAGCATTTTTTTAGCTCTATTCTGGGAACGGATGAACCTTTTAAAACAGGGGAGTTGAAATCCCAAGATTTGGTCAAGGAAGAGAGTAGGACCTTTGGTTTTACAAAGAACTATACGTCCATACTACCTTTGGAAATCAAGGGAGGGGAAATCTCAAAAAATATGTACCTCTACTATG encodes:
- the yidC gene encoding membrane protein insertase YidC — encoded protein: MEEKKLDVKSIIGFVLIFGILIFMFYQNKPTPEELEAQKAKQEQMDAAAAEESSPEDIVIDDTPAVNLNDSTAVAGYKSQIGAFGFTTPKGGTTVLENDVLYLEISNKGGHVVEAKMKNFVTYDSVPVYLVKDGNSAYAIDFSTTDNRVLNTKDLFFEPTLSKSGDNQVLSMKAKTANNQFLEYRYEMKPNEYLVDFSVRTQGLDRILNSNKPVTFDWRMKGIRHSKSIEYENRYTRLTYNHEDGKLSKLSAGGDDEETEEDIKWISYRQHFFSSILGTDEPFKTGELKSQDLVKEESRTFGFTKNYTSILPLEIKGGEISKNMYLYYGPTDLEVLSNYKDLKLADSIPFGWGIFGWINRYVFTPFYGLLSTYFPYGIAIIIMTILVRLAMSPVTYKSYLSQAKMKVLKPEINELNEKYKDNAMKKQQETMKLYGKAGVSPMSGCVPAFLQMPIFYALFMFFPTSFALRQKSFLWADDLSSFDTIYQFPEGFSIPFYGDHVSLFPILASIAIFFYMMMTTGQNMPTQPGMPNMKFIMYLMPFMMLFFFNNYASGLSLYYFVSNLITIGIMLVIKNFILDNDKIHAQIQENKKKPKKENKFQRKMREMMEQAEAQKKK
- a CDS encoding CTP synthase; this translates as MAQTKYIFVTGGVTSSLGKGIIAASLAKLLQSRGYKTTIQKLDPYINVDPGTLNPYEHGECYVTDDGAETDLDLGHYERFLNVRTSQANNVTTGRIYQSVIEKERRGEFLGKTVQVVPHITNEIKERVQVLGNSGEYDIVITEIGGTVGDIESLPYIEAVRQLLWELGDNNAIVVHLTLVPYLSAAGELKTKPTQHSVKTLMESGIKADILVCRTEHKISDEIKDKLALFCNVKREAVIQSIDASTIYDVPILMQEEGLDTVTLQKLALPNTKEPDLTNWKEFLERHKNPKNEVTVGLVGKYVELQDSYKSILEAFIHAGAKNEVKVNVRSIHSEYISATNIESKLKGLDGILVAPGFGERGIEGKIQAVNYARTNKIPFLGICLGMQMAVIEYARNVLGLKEASSTEMNLDTPDPVISLMEEQKSVTDKGGTMRLGSWDCQLKEGSLVQKVYGGAVEIYERHRHRYEFNNKYKVDLDAAGLVASGTNSKTNLVEIVELKDHPWFIGVQYHPEYKSTVANPHPLFVGFVKAALVHKKSQTNASMA